A window from Mus caroli chromosome 2, CAROLI_EIJ_v1.1, whole genome shotgun sequence encodes these proteins:
- the LOC110290115 gene encoding olfactory receptor 5D18-like, whose translation MMLDLRNESSVTMFILLGFSEYPHLHAPLFLLFFMTYTVTLIGNMGIILVRKVNPKLHTPMYFFLSHLSFLDICYSSVFTPKLLEILIVEERTISFKGCMTQFFFICAFVITEMFMLAVMAYDRFVAVCNPLLYTVSMSPKLCAFLVAGTYMWGVLCSLTITYSLLQLSYCGPNIINHFGCEYSAILSLSCSDPTFSQVVCLAISIFNETCSLLIILASYVFIVVTIIKMPSKGGLQKAFSTCSSHLTAISIFHGIILLLYCVPNSKNSWLVVKVATVLFTVMIPMLNPLIYSLRNKDVKGTVSRLMRLKLQAHSI comes from the coding sequence ATGATGCTTGATTTGAGAAATGAGAGTTCTGTGACCATGTTCATCCTTTTGGGATTTTCAGAATATCCACATCTCCATGCACctctttttctcctattttttaTGACATATACAGTTACTCTAATAGGTAACATGGGCATAATTTTGGTCAGAAAGGTCAATCCCAAGCTCCATacacccatgtacttttttctcagtCATCTTTCATTTTTGGATATTTGTTATTCCAGTGTATTTACACCTAAACTGCTAGAAATCTTGATTGTGGAGGAAAGGACAATCTCTTTCAAAGGATGCatgacacaatttttttttatttgtgcatttgtGATTACGGAAATGTTCATGTTAGCAGTGATGGCCTATGACAGGTTTGTTGCTGTGTGTAACCCCTTACTCTACACAGTTTCAATGTCTCCCAAGCTGTGTGCATTCCTTGTAGCTGGAACATATATGTGGGGTGTACTCTGTTCCTTGACAATTACATACTCTCTTTTGCAACTATCCTACTGTGGACCTAACATCATCAACCACTTTGGCTGTGAGTACTCTGCCATTCTGTCTTTGTCCTGTTCTGACCCCACCTTCAGCCAAGTGGTATGTTTAGCTATTTCTATATTTAACGAGACTTGCAGCCTCCTCATCATCCTGGCCTCCTATGTCTTCATAGTTGTCACAATCATTAAGATGCCTTCTAAGGGTGGACTCCAAAAAGCTTTCTCTACATGCTCTTCCCACCTGACTGCCATCAGCATCTTCCATGGGATCATTCTCCTTCTCTACTGTGTACCCAATTCCAAAAACTCATGGCTTGTGGTCAAAGTGGCAACTGTGCTTTTCACTGTCATGATCCCCATGCTTAACCCTCTCATCTACAGCCTTAGGAACAAAGATGTAAAGGGGACAGTCAGCAGACTCATGCGCTTAAAACTTCAAGCTCATTCAATATGA